One Phocoena phocoena chromosome 5, mPhoPho1.1, whole genome shotgun sequence genomic window, AAGAATCCTCAGGAAGTTTTCAACATATTTTCTTATTGTCTTCTTGTGAAATCTGTCCTAGGAAATTTTCTCCTAATAAATTCCTAAGAGCTAAAAGGTAACTTTCTAGATAATTCAGAGAATTCTTCCTCTCTAGGAAGGAATATACAGAGAGTAGGCCGAAGTgccattattaaaaacaaaacaaaatacctagATGTATTCTAAGCAAGGCAGTATAGAAATATctactttacaaaataatttacacTATTTAATCAAGATACAAAGGAAGTGTGTCTGTGAATAATTCTACCAGGGCATGAAGAATAAGTCTATATGTTAGTAGTAGCATACACCGGTAGGATCACTTACACTGGGCTACTAAAGAAATTAACCACTGAGTGTTTCTCTTATTTGATTGGGATAGTGTTACCCCCAATATATTCTCTAGATCTTGCAGATTATGAGTTGGTGATGGGGTATGGCAAGTCCTACTCTTTTTATCTGATGCTCAGTCGAAGAGGGGGAGTTCTTCCGTCTCTACCTTCCTAAGTCTTGTCTCCAGGCTACTAGTTTTGGGTAAATATTCTCTCTTCCCCCATTCTTCTTCTTGAATGTGTTCCTCTGGCTTAGTTGTGTCTACCTGGTAAAGgccataagaaaattaaaaataaaagtaggtaATAGTGTCTACTATTTCCAAAATACATTCTACAATGATGGTTAGGCTGGGCCAAGAGAAACATTGGGATAGAATTTAGAGGAAATACAAAGAGGGAGTGAGATGGGCAGTCTTAAGATATGCAAATGGTATAGCagggaaaaaagataaatggaagggaagaaaggagtcagagaaagagattgaTTGACAAGTGATACATTGGGAGACAGAACAGAAAGGTGAAAAGAGAGGAAGACATATGGAGAAAGTAGATGTAAAGACTAGTGATGGTTAAAGATAGCTTATTATATAAGAAGTGATagagaaagatggagaaggaaaaaatagaaagctaaacatagaatggttgaaagaaagaaaagaaggaaggaagataaaaaaggaaatgataaaggtaaagaaagaggtagtagaagaaaaaattccaaaagagaatattaaccaggaaaaaaaaaacctgacaaagaccaacatgagaaaaaaaaaaagtacagtgcaTTAGGGTTATATTGATGTATAGATCtccatacataaaatggaaaattcatcTGCTTTTCTGTCTTGCAAAACCAGACAATTTTGCAAGTATGGAACcttgagagaaaaaggaagaatcgGCAAGCAAAGGGAAACTAATCCAGACAAGTGGCTTCTAAGTTTCAAGGCACTGGTGGTCATagacttcctgtttttttttttttttaagtgtgtgctAATTGGTGACAATACTGGATCTAGCAACTCCCAGAGCCCCAACCTCCTATTGCTGGAATGGGGAAAAACTTAAGGATAACCAAGAGGGTGAGATACTTATCAAATCTTGGGGGAAGAATGTCTGGAAACCACTGTAGAATAGCAGGTATTTTCCTTCCCCAAAGAATGCTTGATTGAGATAATTCCTAGGCCTGAAGTAGTAAGCAGTCTTGCACCTGGTCCTGTGGATTGGTCCCTACTTGAAGAGAATCAAATAGAGTGTGTTCATCTCTATTAAGTGGGTCTACATTTATATTCTGAAACTGTGCCCTGGTAGCTAACTCAGCCAATGAGTTAGGAATTTCAGTAGGCGTAATTGGATCCCCATCAAATGAGCCTTGCCTTCCAATGCTAGATGGAGTTCCAGTGCCGGAGGTGTGATACTTTGTTAATTTGGAGGCAAAACATGGTAACTGTAGGATGCTAGATGGTCTCTGCTGCCTTTCACCCTCATTTCCTTGCACTTCACTTGGAATTCCTTCTGGCTTGGGACCTTCATCAGGTATACCAATAACAAGCTGCTCAGGAGTAAGATCAACAGTTCTTTCATTGAGCTGGTTGCCTTCAAATATTTGTTCCAAAATGTTTCCTTCTCCTCCAAGATCACTTTTGAGGCAAGGTGTATTCTTTGATTGAAGGGAACTGGTTTTGGGAAAGGGCATAATTCCCCTTTGGCCCAACTGATTTATAGAATGTGGTGTGTTCCTCTTCAGAGTGGACATGTCATCTCTGAAAGGACTTGGGTTTTGACTTTCTCCAGGCAGTCTTTTCTCTGAGCTGTTTCTTTGGCCAGCTAGGATGCTTGTCGGGGAGATAGTATGTCTTACATGCTTAGTTTGACTGTCTTCTATATACACAGGGCTGGTGTCTTGGTTCTCCCCTGATGCAAGACCAAAAGATGGAGTGTAGTCTTGTAGAGCAAGTGGATTGTCTTTGGGCCCTGTGGAGCCACCAGCACAGCAAGGGCCTCTCTGGCTTAGGTGAAATAAATGTGCTCCTTTTTGAACTGCTGGGTAACTTGGAGGAATTAAGTCTGGGAAAACCAAGTGTTCTGTCTCTGGTGAATTTAACCTAGTGATCTGCATGCCATAATTCAAATTCTCACCTTCATGCCATATTGGATTTTTCTGAAGCCCAGCTGGGGAGTCACTGGAATAAGGCTTGTTCTCCTTCTGGTATGGTGAACTAGCAGGGACTTTGTGTAAATTTGTTGGCTGATCCCAGAAATTTCTGTTAAAAtatggctttctttctttctgctcttgGGCTTGAATCCTGTGGTCCCAGGAGTTCCAAGAAGGAAGCATAGTGCTTTCTTCTTGTCCAACGGCATTATTAGCATaatagcccctgctctccactgGCCGCGGTTCAGTGGGAGCTGTATTATATGATGGGAAATTCTCATCTGGGTTCCAGGGGTAAAATTCACCATAAGGGAAATCCTTCCTGGGTTTTGATGGATTAATATCTAAGGAATAGGGAAGGTATTCCTTTGGTTGATTTGAGGTATATTGCTCGTCTTCATAGTGCCTAACTGTTGGATCTCCTTTAAAGCTTGACTCCGCCACACTCCATCTACTTTGTCCTGGAAAAGATTCATCTCCAGTTGGATCTATTGGGCCTTCTTCATTATAAGGGATTGTCTTTTTTGGGTCTGGAGTATTCATGGGATAGTGTGGATTTTCAGGTTGCCTCATTGTATTGGGAGAATCATCTCTTTCAGCCCATGTATTACTTCTAAGGTATGGTGAGTTTTCCCTGGGGTCATAGGGGATATAGTCAGGGTAGTAAACACGTCCTCCAGAGCCATGGGAAGGATGAGGTAAGTGTTCTTCATGCTTTCCAGGATCTTCCTTAAAAGGTGGAGAGATTTCTTGTTGGTTCCAAGTATTTCTTTCAGCATTAAAATGTTCCCTTGGAGGGGAAGGAAATCCCTCAGGGTACACAGGCTGATATATACTGTGCTTTAATTCTGGCTGATTAATTTCTGATTCATATGGAATTCTTCTTGGCTCCAAAATAATCCCTTTGAGCAAATTCTGGCTTTGGGTTTTTCCATTAGAATTTGGAGCTCTTCTGGAATCTCCTCTCAGGTAATAAGAGTTTTCACGTTGACCAATAGAATTAAAATTTGGGACTAGCATGTTATCCTCAGGGTGAGGCAGTTTATAGTTTGATTTATTAACTCCATAGTCTTGAGAGTTTCTCCAGGGGCCACTTGGATCCCTTGTAGGAATGACTATTCCTTCTTTTTGACTTACTGGCTTCTCTCTTGGATTTTGGATGTTTTCATTGTGGCCAACAGTACCATGTTTGGGACCCAGAGGGGCAACATTGGTTCCCACAGGGTGTTTATTTGGCCCTTCAGGCTTTCTTCTGAAATTTGCTGGATTTCCTACATAATTAGGAGAGTTGCctcttgcagtggaagcataaGCTCTGCGGTATATTGGATATCCTGGACGAACTGCTTGTTTGCCTTCCAAAACAAAGGAGTTCCACCGGGGACCCCTTTGAATTTGTTGATTTCGGTAAAAAGGCCCATTACGTTTGTGCCCCATAGCGGTGCCAGTAGGTCGCCGTTGTCTTCCTGCAGGAAAACTACGGATGTTAGGATTTGGATAATTTTCATGAATATTTGTCTGACTTGGTCCCCGTGGGGTTTGACTTCTTGGAACTCCCTGGCCTGAAACATTTACTGCAGGGCTGTTTTGAGCTGTAGTATTGCTCACAGTGTTAGACCCCTGGACACTGTTTCCTGTTGGGCTGGTGTCATTTCCACCCTGACTCCCTCTGGGATTGGGTGCATTTGACTGGGTAGAATTAGTTTCAGGAACTGTTGAATTAGCTGAAGGATCAGTGGCTGGACTTTCTGTTTTAGGAggatctttttcttttggtttttcaaAATCTTGTTCAAACATCTCTTCTGAATAATAAGGAGGACGGCCCCCAAATCCATGATATCCAAAATATCCAAAGTAAGGATTCTGTAGGGAAGAAGATGGAAATTGACAATTATTCTTTGTTTCCCACCATGGTGCtgcttggaatttttaaaagtgatagtAAAAATCATATTGgccacataattttaaaatcaccGTTGGCTACGCTTTCTTTCTTGAAATTTGATTCCTCCTTGGTTTCCATGACCCTTCTTCCTTCTGGTACTCTTACTCTCTGACCAttacttttcagttttctcttcctaGGCCTGGATTCTAAATctaagttctttttgtttttttttttaggattccatCCTCTATCCACCTTattattttgttctcattttgcaCACCTGCTTTGATCAATCTATTGCAGTCCAGTTCTTTCAATACAGATACATGCCAGTGACTCCTAAAGCCATAACTCTGGCACATGATTCTCTCCTGAGGTTGAGACAGCAAGACTGCTACACTAAAGAGTTTATGAGTATCTCCAATTGAATGTACCCACACTGGACTCATTTTCCCCAAAACCTTATTCTCTAATATTCTATATCTAAGCAGAATTCACCACTATATACCCAGTTTCCCAAGTTTCCACTCTCTCCTTTATTTCCCCCAGATAATTAATGACCAAATCTTATAAAATCTAAACTTTCATCTTTGTCTCCTCCTCCTTTATCCCCAATACCCCTGAACTATTGCAACAGTTTTCTTACTGGTTACTCTGGATATAATTTTACTTTCCTATAATCCTGCCTGTCCATTGCCATCAGAGTAGTGGAGGTTGGGGGTGGGTATGTGGGAAAGTTCTGTCACTTTCCtccttaaatattaattaaagttGCCCTTACCTTACAGGACAAACTGTAAACCCAGAGCATAACATACAAAGCATGGTGCCAAAGAGTGGGGCTCTAGACAAATATGGGTTAAAATCCCTATTCCACCAGTACTAATAATATGACTCTGGGCTAacctcagtttattcatttgtaaaatggagataataaaataatatctacctcataggttATCATGAAGATCAAGTGAGGTAACATATATAAAGCTCAGTGTCTAGTACTTACTAAGTGCctgataataatatattaataaagataataattactattttaaataatcatcTGGCCCATAACAATTATATCCAGCCTCATTTCCTCCCCCTTGTAGTTTATGCGGTTGTAAATCACACTacttgcagcactattcacaatgaccttaaaaaagaaggaaactctgCAATATGCaccaacatagatgaaccttgaggacgttttggtaagtgaaataagccagtcacagaaagatgaatgctgcatgattccattttatgaggtatctaaaagagtcaaattcatagaattaaagagtagaatggtgattgccaggggctagggggagggggaaatggggagttgctaaTCAACGGGCTTAGCGgttcagttaagcaagatgaataagatctgctgtacaacattgtacctataggcaacaatattgtattgtatacttCAGAATTTGTTgggagggtagatctcatgttgtgttcttactacaataaataataatttaaaaacagctACTTTTAGTTCTCTGAGTACTCTATGTttcagtgcctttgcacatggCTTCTTCAGATTGAACTTTCTCTTTGCCTATACATTTATCCCTCCTGGAGAACTTGATTCATCTTCTGGACTCTGCTTGAATGCTCCCTTCTCTGTCCTGGTTTTCTTAGGCAGAATTAGGCTCTACTCTCAGGTGTCCCCAGCAGTATAGGCTTCTGCTTTAACAATTATCCCACTGAATTTCAGTTGCTTATTTTTCTGGGATTCTTCCACTTGACTTTCCCATGTGAAGTTTTTGAGTGAAAACATGCTTCTCATCTTTGTTTTCcccagtacttagcacagtgggaagtgcttaataaatgtttgtttaatgaatgatgCAATCATCATGAGCAGTGTCAGTTAGTATGTTTGTTAGACACACATGTGGCATTTAGgtcatttagtttttctttaaaaaaaaatacaatctaaagaaaaagtatttttatccCTACTTGTGGATAGAGATGAAGAGACAGATGCATGAGGATATGTCTCGGACAGCATGCAGCAAATCAGGCAGTGTCCCTGAGAGGTGGAATGCAGATGTTAATACCTATGCAAATTGCCTGTGTCATCCTCCTTCACTCTCTCATGAAATGTTTGTAAAAATTTGAAGTGCCcatatttacaataaccaggacatagaagcaacctaaatgtccaaaagaatgaaataatgccatttgcagcaacatggatggacctagagattgtcacactgagtgaagtcagagaacGACAAGTATCATGtgataccgcttatatgtggaatgtaaaaaaaagggtacaaatgaacttatctacaaaacagaaatagagtcacagatatagaaaataaacttatggttaccagggggtaagggggaggagggataaatcggaagactgggattgacatatacacactactatatataaaacagattacTAATaaagacatactgtatagcacagggaactctactcaatactccgtaatggcctacatgggaaaagaacctaaaaaagagtggatacgtgcatatatataacagattcactttgctctacacctgaaactaacacaacattgtaaaccaactataccacaataaaaattgaaaaaattgaaGTGCCCATTTCCAGGTTGCATGCACTTATCTGAATAATGATTTGGGATTATTTCACAATGATATATCTGAAAGCACCTTATGCCATTACTGAATAGGAATTTTCAATGTCATTGTTTTAACAACCcgcccctcagcccctccccctaGAACTATCAGGTTTCCACATTTCACTGAGGACATATCACATATTTAGGGAAAAAGAGGAAGTACAATCTAGGGGTACTGTGCCACAATCACTACAATGGCTTTTTTTGATGACACATTGCTAGAATATTTAAATAGTGTATCACTGCATTTGGCCCCTCTCCTAGTGTGGTGTACTAAAAAACCCATTGAATAGGATATCAGAACACTTGGATTCTGGGTCCAGTTTATCCTCTAACTCAGTAGGTAAAACTGAATAGTAATTTAGCTTCTCTTGGCTTCAATTTATTTGTACAATGAGGTCATTAGATGGTTACTTAATTTCCTTCTGGGGATAACATTCTGAGATAGATTTACTTCGTTCCTGTTGACTAGTTGTTCCATCACTGTTTAGAGTCCAGCATCAGCCTTGAGCAAAGGTTAGTAAGTTAGccttctgagagagagagagagagaggttgatTTCTATACATGTAGGGGAGAAatgatatatcacatttattttattttagattactTGCTTggtttgtttcactttttaaaaat contains:
- the ENAM gene encoding enamelin, which produces MLLLQCRHEASSPKLDNLVPSGKMKILLVFLGLLCYSIAMPMQMPRMPGFSSKSEEMRYGHFNFMNSPPMAHLGPLYGNGMQLPQLFLPYQMPMWPQPPPNKRPQKPSSPSAPKHQSKTDQAPETQKPNQPQLKQPLPEHPLKQPSLTPTQPQEETQTPQAFPPFSNGLFPYQQLPWHVPHRVPPGYGRPPVSNEEGGNPYFGYFGYHGFGGRPPYYSEEMFEQDFEKPKEKDPPKTESPATDPSANSTVPETNSTQSNAPNPRGSQGGNDTSPTGNSVQGSNTVSNTTAQNSPAVNVSGQGVPRSQTPRGPSQTNIHENYPNPNIRSFPAGRQRRPTGTAMGHKRNGPFYRNQQIQRGPRWNSFVLEGKQAVRPGYPIYRRAYASTARGNSPNYVGNPANFRRKPEGPNKHPVGTNVAPLGPKHGTVGHNENIQNPREKPVSQKEGIVIPTRDPSGPWRNSQDYGVNKSNYKLPHPEDNMLVPNFNSIGQRENSYYLRGDSRRAPNSNGKTQSQNLLKGIILEPRRIPYESEINQPELKHSIYQPVYPEGFPSPPREHFNAERNTWNQQEISPPFKEDPGKHEEHLPHPSHGSGGRVYYPDYIPYDPRENSPYLRSNTWAERDDSPNTMRQPENPHYPMNTPDPKKTIPYNEEGPIDPTGDESFPGQSRWSVAESSFKGDPTVRHYEDEQYTSNQPKEYLPYSLDINPSKPRKDFPYGEFYPWNPDENFPSYNTAPTEPRPVESRGYYANNAVGQEESTMLPSWNSWDHRIQAQEQKERKPYFNRNFWDQPTNLHKVPASSPYQKENKPYSSDSPAGLQKNPIWHEGENLNYGMQITRLNSPETEHLVFPDLIPPSYPAVQKGAHLFHLSQRGPCCAGGSTGPKDNPLALQDYTPSFGLASGENQDTSPVYIEDSQTKHVRHTISPTSILAGQRNSSEKRLPGESQNPSPFRDDMSTLKRNTPHSINQLGQRGIMPFPKTSSLQSKNTPCLKSDLGGEGNILEQIFEGNQLNERTVDLTPEQLVIGIPDEGPKPEGIPSEVQGNEGERQQRPSSILQLPCFASKLTKYHTSGTGTPSSIGRQGSFDGDPITPTEIPNSLAELATRAQFQNINVDPLNRDEHTLFDSLQVGTNPQDQVQDCLLLQA